ACTCAAACAGGGACGCTTTGGCAACCCGCTATTGAGCCGAAAACAGGTCGAACGCTGCGTAGAGTTGCTCGCTGAATCAATCAGCAACTACTACTGTTCTATGGCGAACGGAGGTGACGATGTTGTTTTCTTGACTGTAATGCATGGTGGGAAAACGTTCTCATCAGATCTTGCGCCGTTGTGTGCTTCACAGCCTGCTCCATCCTTGAAAGATCCAGGTTATCGTTCCTGGTACGCGAGCTATCGAGTTGTCGATCGCTATATCGATATCAAGAGTTACGACGGGCAAATCAGAGGTGAGCCCGTGGTCATGGCATCAGACCTGACTCGCGAAAATCTTGCAGGGAAGCGAGTGCTTCTGATAGATGACATCTGCGAAACTGGCAACACGATCGTTGAGACCATTCAATTCATCAGGAAGCTGTGTCGCTACAGCCAGCAGGACATCGACCGGCTGGTACGGACTGTGACATTTTTGTGGAAACCAGAGTGTCCTTCGCAGTCCCTTCGTCCAGATTGGTATGGATACCGCACATCGATGCATTTCTTGTCGGGCTACGGAATGGACAGCAAGGACGGATCTTGCCGCCAGCTACCTGCCATCTTCATTGATGACAACAGACAGTCGATGGTGAAAAAGCCTTCATGGGCGTTTAGATTCGACCAATCAGAAACTGGCTCACCGATCAATCGAAGTCAGAAACCTCGCTAGCATTTCGGTGAGGTCTGAATTGAC
Above is a genomic segment from Rhodopirellula bahusiensis containing:
- a CDS encoding phosphoribosyltransferase — translated: MIQELSIINSTPKIRRPLKQGRFGNPLLSRKQVERCVELLAESISNYYCSMANGGDDVVFLTVMHGGKTFSSDLAPLCASQPAPSLKDPGYRSWYASYRVVDRYIDIKSYDGQIRGEPVVMASDLTRENLAGKRVLLIDDICETGNTIVETIQFIRKLCRYSQQDIDRLVRTVTFLWKPECPSQSLRPDWYGYRTSMHFLSGYGMDSKDGSCRQLPAIFIDDNRQSMVKKPSWAFRFDQSETGSPINRSQKPR